A region from the Neurospora crassa OR74A linkage group V, whole genome shotgun sequence genome encodes:
- the col-26 gene encoding fungal specific transcription factor, which yields MSTAVKRACDACHRRKVKCDGINPCRNCHASQLTCTYNAIPQKKGPKGSRAKVISELRETQRQTSLSAKVQNRLNGINSPPASPNLAPTPGLLTSDMVKECIDFFFTNMYTSMPILNRQRLEQQALYVDQSVDTYCVLTALCAFMFLQPGMPMPGGDPYSFENMPGANIVSSTLLLEETLRVRKAFEYSDNPSLNTLVTSYFLFACFHGLDMHEKAWFHLREVTTMAHIAGMNKEDTYSQTQYDIIESSRRRRLYWLLFATERAYALQRRRPLTLEATINPPTINDDNTELLPHQLNGFFQKVNLFRAFDNTLLPLWNKTRDECASYFSGLQKSFDDILPGYLRDEDNQLNEMQMNQQWLKNTSWQLTVASGNSTEAGLPYPYPVDIANDLLPMVANFPGNLGLPGLTLIEKLLGITCTLTDVLSNQPSRRIPFKVGPREQLHQVLNVLSVLRSGDHRFLPLLLGKVHDFIPTLANPMLQFAPEQPNLGLPPCNIDIFDGFGNAGMGQPACFDYDDNKFSLPRMDELSNDSGSPHGGHSNNDMSSPYGNSPSIMSPTGQMDMHHGLPAEFTTLPEMVMSPTSHAPPTTLGAPSSMTGQQSHHGHHPSIPAFANINQMQGINTGNITSAPNLSMPQPIRMGQGINSGINNGMESGIGLDHQAMNMSRPPPSQRASLSMGPGPGQPGGPQQIRTVGDFQALQRANTEMPMGGAMDSLRINTHSIGGNPMDYNSLQQQQQQQLGQVQHR from the exons ATGTCCACCGCCGTCAAACGCGCGTGCGATGCCTGTCATCGTCGCAAGGTCAAGTGTGATGGCATCAATCCGTGTCGAAATTGCCACGCCTCGCAGTTGACCTGCACCTACAATGCCATCCCCCAGAAGAAGGGCCCCAAGGGCTCGCGCGCAAAGGTCATCAGCGAACTGCGCGAAACACAGCGACAAACAAGTCTCTCCGCCAAGGTCCAGAACCGCCTGAATGGCATCAACAGCCCGCCTGCGAGCCCGAACCTGGCCCCGACTCCCGGCCTCCTCACGAGCGACATGGTCAAGGAATGCATCgatttcttcttcaccaaCATGTACACATCGATGCCCATCCTAAATCGCCAGCGACTCGAGCAGCAAGCCCTCTACGTCGACCAGAGTGTCGACACATACTGTGTGCTTACGGCCCTATGCGCCTTCATGTTCCTGCAGCCCGGCATGCCCATGCCCGGTGGCGATCCCTACAGCTTCGAGAACATGCCTGGAGCCAACATTGTTTCGAGCACGCTACTGCTGGAGGAGACGCTTCGTGTCCGCAAGGCTTTCGAATATTCCGACAACCCGAGCCTCAACACGTTGGTCACCAGCTACTTCCTCTTTGCGTGTTTCCACGGCCTCGACATGCACGAAAAGGCCTGGTTCCATCTGCGCGAGGTCACCACAATGGCGCACATTGCTGGGATGAACAAGGAGGACACGTACTCGCAAACGCAGTACGACATTATCGAGTCGTCTCGTCGCAGACGGTTGTACTGGCTTCTTTTTGCCACGGAGAG AGCCTATGCCCTCCAGCGACGTCGGCCCTTGACCCTTGAGGCGACCATCAACCCTCCTACCATCAACGATGACAACACCGAACTGCTGCCCCATCAGCTCAACGGTTTCTTCCAAAAGGTTAACCTGTTCCGGGCCTTTGACAAcacccttctccctctttgGAACAAGACAAGAGACGAGTGCGCCAGCTACTTCAGCGGGTTACAAAAGAGCTTCGATGACATTCTCCCAGGATATCTCCGTGACGAGGACAACCAGCTCAACGAGATGCAGATGAACCAGCAGTGGCTCAAGAACACGTCATGGCAGTTGACGGTGGCGAGCGGAAACAGCACAGAGGCCGGTCTTCCTTACCCATATCCGGTTGATATCGCCAACGACTTGCTTCCCATGGTTGCCAATTTCCCCGGCAACCTCGGTCTTCCTGGCTTGACCTTGATCGAGAAGCTTCTCGGCATCACCTGCACTCTTACCGACGTGCTTTCCAACCAGCCATCGAGGCGGATCCCCTTCAAGGTGGGCCCGCGTGAGCAGCTTCACCAGGTCCTGAACGTTCTTTCGGTGCTTCGCTCTGGTGATCACCGATTCCTGCCGCTTCTTCTCGGCAAGGTCCACGACTTCATCCCTACGCTGGCGAACCCGATGCTCCAGTTTGCACCCGAGCAGCCCAACCTTGGCCTGCCTCCTTGCAACATTGACATCTTTGATGGATTTGGCAACGCTGGCATGGGTCAGCCTGCATGCTTTGATTACGACGACAACAAGTTCAGTCTTCCTCGCATGGACGAGTTGAGCAATGACTCTGGAAGCCCTCACGGAGGACATTCCAACAACGACATGAGCTCTCCATATGGCAACTCCCCTTCCATCATGTCTCCAACCGGTCAGATGGACATGCACCATGGCCTCCCTGCCGAGTTCACCACATTACCcgagatggtgatgagccCAACAAGCCACGCGCCACCGACAACACTAGGTGCGCCCAGTAGCATGACCGGTCAGCAGTCGCATCACGGTCACCACCCATCAATACCCGCCTTTGCCAATATTAACCAGATGCAAGGGATAAACACGGGGAACATCACTTCGGCTCCAAACCTATCAATGCCACAACCAATACGCATGGGCCAGGGGATTAATTCTGGGATCAATAATGGCATGGAAAGCGGTATCGGCCTGGATCACCAAGCCATGAACATGAGCAGGCCACCACCTTCCCAAAGAGCATCTCTCTCTATGGGGCCAGGACCTGGGCAACCAGGAGGGCCACAGCAAATACGGACCGTGGGAGACTTCCAAGCACTGCAGCGAGCGAACACGGAAATGCCCATGGGTGGGGCGATGGATTCTCTGAGGATAAACACCCACTCAATCGGCGGGAACCCAATGGATTACAACTCAttacagcagcagcagcagcagcagcttggGCAGGTCCAGCATAGGTAG
- a CDS encoding 2Fe-2S iron-sulfur cluster binding domain-containing protein, with the protein MSTPRVLRQSLQRLAQHARCYSKTTTAPLRTQPQRLPTAWSTTTQLSASASASARRSLSTSSALQHGHVDPPKPGEELYVTFIDKDNQTHRLAVSEGDNLLDIAQAHDLEMEGACGGSCACSTCHVIVQDQDMYDRMPEPDDDENDMLDLAFGLTETSRLGCQVHMTKELDGLVVKLPSMTRNLQASDFKS; encoded by the exons ATGTCGACCCCGCGAGTTCTTAGGCAGAGCCTCCAAAGGCTCGCACAGCATGCCCGGTGCTACAGCAAGACCACCACCGCACCTCTCCGAACACAACCGCAGCGTCTGCCTACCGCGtggtcgacgacgacacagctttctgcttctgcttccgCTTCTGCGCGCCGTTCGCTTTCCACCTCTTCCGCTCTCCAGCACGGCCACGTCGACCCTCCCAAGCCCGGCGAAGA ACTCTACGTAACATTCATCGACAAAGACAACCAAACCCACCGCCTCGCCGTCTCCGAAGGCGACAACCTGCTCGACATTGCCCAAGCGCACGACCTCGAAATGGAAGGCGCCTGCGGCGGTTCCTGCGCGTGCTCGACCTGCCACGTCATTGTGCAGGACCAGGACATGTACGACCGGATGCCGGagcccgacgacgacgagaacgaCATGTTGGACTTGGCGTTTGGACTCACCGAGACGAGCCGGCTGGGGTGCCAGGTGCACATGACCAAGGAGTTGGATGGGTTGGTGGTCAAGTTGCCGAGCATGACGAGGAATTTGCAGGCTAGTGATTTCAAGTCCTAG
- a CDS encoding DUF1665 domain-containing protein codes for MGITKRKEGPSSKGKPVRPSKKQKAQALAAYHSSSEEESDNEQQDVEDQSDEEAGTSAVPAHLLDSDDEDLDNLVADDGASTDEEQASDSDDSEAEQPSNKSSKKSQTKPKFVAKDAPDSEDDEDDSLDGGSDLGSDLDDEFDLDGSGDENGNRRQTKSKRNDPDAFATSITKMLSSKLPASRRADPIVARSAESAAAAKSLVDAALEAKARKRLREQKRLAFEKGRVRDVLVPSKTRTLNIQTGEIEEIPDGKEGEQTTGQILETERRLKKTAQRGVVKLFNAVRAAQVKAQEAERAARQEGIVGVKRREEKVTEMSRKGFLDLIASGGGGLKKGGLEEA; via the coding sequence ATGGGCATCACCAAGCGCAAAGAAGGCCCCAGCAGCAAGGGCAAGCCCGTCCGACCGtccaagaagcagaaggcGCAAGCATTGGCCGCCTACCACAGCAGTTCAGAGGAGGAATCCGACAACGAGCAGCAAGATGTTGAAGACCAaagcgacgaggaggccgGCACCTCCGCCGTTCCCGCCCACCTCCTCGACTCGGACGACGAAGACCTAGACAACCTCGTTGCCGACGATGGCGCATCCACAGACGAAGAGCAAGCATCCGACTCTGATGATTCCGAAGCCGAACAACCATCAAACAAGTCCTCCAAGAAGTCGCAAACAAAACCCAAATTCGTCGCCAAAGACGCCCCAGAttccgaagacgacgaggacgactcCCTAGACGGCGGTTCCGACCTGGGCTCCGACCTCGACGATGAATTCGACCTCGACGGCTCGGGTGATGAGAACGGCAACAGGAGACAAACCAAATCCAAGCGCAACGATCCCGACGCCTTCGccacctccatcaccaaAATGCTTTCCTCCAAGCTGCCCGCCTCGCGACGCGCCGACCCCATTGTCGCGCGCTCCGCCGAGTCTGCAGCCGCCGCCAAGTCCCTGGTCGACGCAGCGCTCGAAGCCAAGGCGCGCAAGCGTTTGCGCGAGCAGAAGCGTCTGGCCTTTGAGAAGGGTCGGGTGCGTGATGTGTTGGTCCCTAGCAAGACTAGGACGCTCAACATCCAGACGGGCGAGATCGAGGAGATTCCGGATGGAAAGGAGGGCGAGCAGACGACGGGTCAGATTCtggagacggagaggaggCTGAAGAAGACGGCGCAGAGGGGTGTGGTGAAGCTGTTTAATGCGGTTAGGGCGGCGCAGGTCAAGGCGCAAGAGGCGGAACGGGCGGCGAGGCAGGAGGGAATCGTGGgtgtgaagaggagggaagagaaggttACGGAGATGTCGAGGAAAGGGTTCTTGGACTTGATTGCGAGCGGTGGTGGGGGGTTGAAGAAGGGTGGCTTGGAGGAGGCTTAA